In one window of Ruminococcus hominis DNA:
- a CDS encoding stage III sporulation protein AG, with protein sequence MERKWKQILEQWKDNLSRKNQLLLIFLVGILLLVVAFPVSKKDSKAEKTIQETSSVRNVQTNLENYEEYLEKRLTNALESVDGVGRTEIVITLKSSGQKIVEKDQSINNQSDSNTNEAGITNSSETKSSDGTSIYERQSDGTEIPYVSKELTPEIAGVLVVADGGDNAVVVKNITDAIRALFGVEAHKIKIMKRTDT encoded by the coding sequence ATGGAGAGGAAATGGAAACAGATTCTGGAACAATGGAAAGATAATTTAAGTAGAAAAAACCAGTTACTGCTGATATTTCTTGTGGGAATTTTACTGTTGGTTGTTGCATTTCCTGTATCAAAAAAAGATTCGAAAGCAGAGAAAACGATACAAGAGACAAGTTCTGTAAGAAATGTGCAGACAAATCTGGAAAATTATGAGGAGTATCTGGAAAAACGTCTGACAAATGCTCTGGAATCAGTAGATGGGGTTGGAAGAACAGAAATTGTTATTACCTTAAAATCATCTGGGCAGAAAATCGTGGAAAAAGATCAAAGTATAAACAATCAGTCTGATTCAAACACAAATGAGGCGGGGATAACAAACAGTTCTGAAACAAAAAGTTCAGATGGAACCAGTATTTATGAGCGTCAGTCAGATGGGACAGAAATTCCATATGTGAGTAAGGAACTGACTCCGGAAATAGCAGGAGTGCTTGTTGTGGCAGATGGTGGAGATAATGCTGTTGTAGTGAAGAATATTACAGACGCAATCCGGGCATTATTTGGAGTGGAAGCGCATAAGATTAAAATAATGAAACGGACAGATACATAA
- a CDS encoding stage III sporulation protein AF, translating to MDLLYEWIQNLVCYLVIFTAVLEVLPGKEYKKYIQFFAGLVLILLLVTPILKVTGMEQNFWEIYNNREYEQEKRELLEKDNYFENIDIIDFLPEDWENGEEMETDSGTMER from the coding sequence ATGGATTTGCTCTATGAATGGATTCAGAATCTGGTCTGTTATCTGGTTATATTTACTGCTGTTTTGGAAGTGCTGCCGGGAAAAGAGTATAAAAAATATATTCAGTTTTTTGCAGGGCTTGTGCTTATCCTACTTTTGGTAACACCGATTTTAAAAGTGACAGGAATGGAACAAAATTTTTGGGAGATATATAATAATCGAGAGTATGAGCAGGAGAAAAGAGAGTTGCTGGAAAAAGATAATTATTTTGAAAATATAGATATTATAGATTTTCTTCCGGAGGATTGGGAAAATGGAGAGGAAATGGAAACAGATTCTGGAACAATGGAAAGATAA